In Pontibacillus yanchengensis, the following are encoded in one genomic region:
- the mgsA gene encoding methylglyoxal synthase, which translates to MNIALIAHDKKKEDIVQFATAYKNILEKHRLFATGTTGKKIAEATGVSIHRFQSGPLGGDQQIGAYIAQDEMDVVLFLRDPLTAQPHEPDISALMRLCDVHQIPLATNLAGAEILVQAIERGDLNWREKRKKNEQQGRKE; encoded by the coding sequence ATGAATATAGCTCTGATTGCCCATGATAAAAAGAAGGAAGATATAGTTCAATTTGCGACTGCATATAAGAATATCTTAGAAAAACACCGACTATTTGCTACAGGTACGACGGGAAAAAAGATAGCGGAGGCAACTGGCGTATCTATACATCGATTTCAATCAGGACCTCTTGGTGGCGATCAACAAATAGGAGCCTATATAGCTCAAGATGAGATGGATGTTGTCTTATTTTTACGAGATCCACTTACAGCACAACCCCATGAGCCAGATATAAGTGCACTGATGAGGTTGTGCGATGTTCATCAAATTCCATTGGCTACAAATCTCGCTGGAGCTGAGATATTAGTACAAGCCATTGAACGTGGTGATTTAAACTGGAGAGAAAAGAGAAAAAAGAATGAACAGCAAGGGAGAAAAGAATGA